One genomic window of Paraburkholderia phytofirmans PsJN includes the following:
- a CDS encoding anti-sigma factor, whose translation MNLHRYPQLVDLLAAEYVLGTLRGGARRRFERYADHDTTIRKAVEQWQRRISPMAELAEPRMPPAAVWDAIERRLGLTATREAARPRTVVETPARPSRSIFENLAFWRGWALGVTGLAAVAVVVAVRSLLPSATPPVTAPTVAQQPETAVSHVAVLNNKDAHPVMLVAWDEAHSTMSVHPLGKVELPAGRAMELWGIPASGHPVSLGMLPDSANGKVTAGQQKPENYAALAVSIEAPGGSPDHNAPSGPVVFTGKLLPVS comes from the coding sequence ATGAATCTGCATCGCTATCCTCAGCTCGTCGATCTGCTGGCCGCCGAATACGTGCTCGGCACATTGCGCGGCGGTGCGCGGCGGCGCTTCGAACGCTACGCGGACCATGACACGACGATCCGCAAAGCCGTCGAGCAATGGCAGCGGCGCATCTCGCCGATGGCCGAACTCGCCGAGCCGCGCATGCCGCCGGCCGCCGTCTGGGACGCCATCGAACGGCGACTCGGCCTCACGGCCACGCGCGAGGCAGCGCGTCCTCGCACCGTGGTGGAAACACCCGCGCGGCCATCGCGCAGCATCTTCGAAAACCTGGCGTTCTGGCGCGGCTGGGCGCTCGGCGTCACGGGCCTCGCAGCGGTTGCCGTGGTGGTCGCCGTGCGCTCGCTGTTGCCGTCCGCCACGCCGCCTGTCACGGCGCCGACCGTTGCTCAGCAACCCGAAACGGCCGTGTCGCATGTCGCCGTGCTGAACAACAAGGACGCGCATCCGGTCATGCTGGTCGCGTGGGACGAGGCGCATTCGACCATGTCGGTGCATCCGCTCGGCAAGGTCGAGCTGCCCGCCGGCCGGGCGATGGAACTGTGGGGCATTCCGGCGAGCGGCCATCCGGTCTCGCTCGGCATGCTGCCGGACAGCGCGAACGGCAAGGTCACGGCCGGCCAGCAGAAGCCGGAGAATTACGCGGCGCTGGCCGTGTCGATCGAAGCGCCGGGCGGCTCGCCCGATCACAACGCGCCGAGCGGTCCGGTGGTGTTCACCGGCAAGCTGTTGCCGGTGTCGTAG
- a CDS encoding RNA polymerase sigma factor, protein MTANPRELTPETLAELLERVAKQDGAALRELYDLAAPKLFGLALRILSRHEWAEEVLQDSFVNIWRFAGDYRRALSAPMTWMSAIVRNRALDHLRRVNTQETEWSDALDDLVATGDPDPEALSAVSLQARLLAGCMQQLEPAQRQAVALAYLRDQSHSEIAEVLSVPLGTIKSWIRRGLAKLKTCLGGE, encoded by the coding sequence ATGACCGCCAATCCTCGAGAACTGACGCCGGAAACGCTCGCCGAACTGCTCGAACGTGTCGCCAAACAAGATGGCGCAGCGTTGCGCGAGCTTTATGATCTCGCCGCCCCGAAACTGTTTGGCCTCGCGCTCCGTATATTGAGCAGGCACGAGTGGGCCGAAGAAGTTTTGCAGGACAGCTTCGTCAATATCTGGCGCTTTGCCGGCGACTATCGCCGCGCATTGTCCGCCCCGATGACGTGGATGTCGGCGATCGTCCGCAACCGTGCTCTCGATCACCTGCGGCGGGTCAACACGCAGGAAACGGAATGGAGCGATGCGTTGGACGATCTCGTGGCGACCGGCGACCCGGATCCCGAAGCGCTGAGCGCGGTCAGCCTGCAGGCGCGTTTGCTGGCCGGCTGCATGCAGCAGCTCGAACCCGCGCAACGCCAGGCGGTTGCCCTCGCGTATCTGCGCGATCAGAGCCATAGCGAGATCGCCGAAGTGCTGAGCGTGCCGCTCGGCACTATCAAGTCGTGGATCCGGCGCGGCCTCGCCAAGCTGAAGACCTGCCTGGGAGGCGAGTGA